A genomic segment from Sulfuritalea hydrogenivorans sk43H encodes:
- a CDS encoding NAD(P)/FAD-dependent oxidoreductase: MTLDRRSFLKLVGAGAGTAGLPLIGRAAELMPKSGKRVVVIGGGYGGTIAAKYIRMMDKSIEVVMIERNDHFVSCPFSNLYIGGILKDLTPLTIKYDKLAANHGVKVVQAEVTAIDAAAKSVTTSKGTITYDRLVVSPGIDFRLEEMKGYDAAAMEVMPHAWKAGPQTVLLRKQLVAMKDGGTVVMTVPLAPYRCPPGPYERTSMIAHYLKHNKPKSKIVVLDANPDITSKGPLFKKGWKDNYEGIIDYRPAKKVTEVDPKAMAVMVEGLEEVKGDVINVIPSQRAGHIAVAAGLVGDDKNWCPVNQTTFESTKQAGIHVIGDACIAGPMPKSGYSANSEAKVCATNVVALINGKETTDLSGINTCYSYITDKDAISVAGVYAVKEGKIIAVPNSGGVSPADYSMSKIEATYAESWLRNILTEMST, encoded by the coding sequence ATGACTCTGGATCGCAGAAGTTTTCTGAAGTTGGTCGGTGCAGGCGCCGGTACGGCAGGCTTGCCGTTGATCGGCCGTGCCGCCGAGTTGATGCCCAAGTCGGGCAAGCGCGTTGTCGTGATCGGTGGCGGCTATGGCGGCACGATCGCCGCCAAGTACATCCGCATGATGGACAAGAGCATTGAAGTGGTGATGATCGAACGCAACGACCATTTCGTTTCATGCCCGTTCAGCAACCTCTACATCGGCGGCATCCTCAAGGACCTCACCCCGCTGACCATCAAGTACGACAAACTCGCCGCCAATCACGGCGTCAAGGTCGTGCAGGCAGAAGTTACCGCCATCGATGCGGCCGCAAAATCGGTCACCACATCCAAGGGAACGATCACCTACGATCGCCTCGTGGTATCCCCCGGCATTGATTTCCGTCTTGAAGAAATGAAGGGCTATGACGCAGCGGCCATGGAAGTCATGCCGCATGCGTGGAAAGCCGGTCCGCAGACCGTGCTGCTGCGCAAGCAATTGGTGGCCATGAAGGACGGCGGCACCGTGGTAATGACCGTGCCGCTGGCGCCCTACCGCTGCCCGCCCGGGCCTTACGAGCGCACCAGCATGATTGCGCACTACCTCAAGCACAACAAGCCGAAGTCGAAAATCGTCGTGCTCGATGCCAACCCGGACATCACCTCCAAGGGTCCCCTGTTCAAGAAGGGCTGGAAGGACAACTACGAAGGCATCATCGACTACCGCCCGGCCAAGAAGGTTACCGAAGTTGATCCGAAGGCGATGGCGGTCATGGTCGAAGGGCTCGAAGAGGTCAAGGGCGACGTCATCAACGTGATTCCGTCACAGCGCGCCGGACACATCGCGGTTGCTGCCGGCCTCGTCGGCGATGACAAGAACTGGTGCCCGGTCAATCAGACCACCTTTGAATCGACCAAGCAGGCCGGTATCCATGTCATTGGCGACGCCTGCATCGCGGGTCCGATGCCAAAGTCAGGCTATTCGGCCAATTCCGAAGCCAAGGTCTGCGCCACCAATGTGGTGGCGCTGATTAACGGCAAGGAGACCACGGACCTGTCGGGCATCAATACCTGCTACAGCTACATCACCGACAAGGATGCGATCAGCGTTGCCGGCGTTTACGCGGTCAAGGAGGGCAAGATCATTGCCGTCCCGAATTCCGGGGGCGTTTCGCCTGCGGACTACTCGATGTCGAAGATCGAGGCGACCTATGCCGAAAGCTGGCTGCGGAACATCCTGACCGAAATGTCGACCTGA
- a CDS encoding c-type cytochrome codes for MMMKWREWALATGVLAISAVAQAAPPTAAMLSNACAGCHGTNGGSAGPTMPSLAGQSKEAITVAMKKFKSGERSGSIMGRLAKGYSDAEITAMAEFFSKQKLHATTQALDKAKIAKGASLQESNCGRCHIEDGKEGKDDTPAMASQWLPYMQMQMADYLSGKRKMPEKMKEKVDPMSKEDLDALLHFYASVK; via the coding sequence ATGATGATGAAGTGGAGAGAATGGGCGCTGGCTACCGGCGTCCTGGCGATATCCGCAGTGGCACAGGCGGCACCGCCCACGGCGGCGATGCTGTCCAATGCCTGCGCGGGATGCCATGGCACCAACGGCGGCAGCGCGGGTCCGACGATGCCGAGCCTGGCCGGCCAGTCGAAGGAAGCCATTACGGTCGCCATGAAGAAGTTCAAGAGCGGCGAGCGCTCCGGATCGATCATGGGACGCCTGGCCAAGGGCTACAGCGACGCCGAGATCACTGCGATGGCCGAGTTCTTCTCCAAGCAGAAACTCCACGCGACCACCCAGGCGCTCGACAAGGCGAAGATCGCCAAGGGCGCCAGCCTGCAGGAATCCAACTGCGGCCGCTGCCACATCGAAGATGGCAAGGAAGGCAAGGACGACACGCCGGCCATGGCCAGCCAATGGCTGCCGTACATGCAGATGCAAATGGCCGACTACCTGTCTGGCAAGCGCAAGATGCCGGAAAAAATGAAAGAGAAGGTCGATCCGATGTCCAAGGAAGACCTGGACGCCCTCTTGCACTTCTACGCCAGCGTTAAATAA
- a CDS encoding NapC/NirT family cytochrome c, with the protein MADEAQQAELKEGFFKRLRNPPKCSMFRMIVIGVLGGIGIWGLLNTGVEYTNRTEFCLSCHTMQTPFEELKKTVHYSNRTGTSVGCADCHVASSKEPFDYARKLTQKVFASKDVIGQILGTIDTPEKFEAYRLTMAKRVWAHMKETDSKECRNCHKFDKMDTTKQKDRSAVKHEGAVQDGKTCIDCHKGIAHKPVHHLLEGGPAPAGAAAAGTAAPAQAEAPTAPKVEAAAAPVTAPSAPAAAPATATAVAAAPTQPAKATPKAEPAGAAAPAASAITALDWSKVPARQVKVFYPGQAGLEWVMNKADHSSAADIIEKKRACAKCHEGDANEVGAAIVAGKPVGVSKTVMEPNPPAGKVGFIPVTFQTTHDGNKIYFRFEWVPPKNGDKKMDPKNEVKLTMMFDGGGTVEGSEINGCWATCHVDLRTMKDAKDDKKTKYIKDADLAGGKFMDLIQFRSGKGLGPVDGWVDSERHMDGGKSQLKAEGKKEGNKWIVTFERTLAGGGKGNHAITADKVYNFGFAIHEDFTNARYHYVSLGYQFGLDKPNPGVKNYIDVQKQ; encoded by the coding sequence ATGGCAGACGAAGCTCAACAAGCCGAACTCAAGGAAGGCTTTTTCAAGCGCCTTCGGAACCCGCCGAAATGCTCGATGTTTCGCATGATCGTGATCGGCGTGCTGGGCGGCATCGGTATCTGGGGTCTGCTCAATACGGGTGTCGAATATACCAACCGCACCGAGTTCTGCCTCTCCTGCCACACCATGCAGACGCCCTTCGAGGAGCTCAAGAAGACGGTGCACTACAGCAACCGTACCGGCACCAGCGTCGGTTGCGCCGATTGCCATGTTGCCAGCAGCAAGGAACCCTTCGACTACGCACGCAAGCTGACGCAGAAAGTCTTCGCTTCCAAGGACGTGATCGGCCAGATCCTGGGCACCATCGACACGCCGGAGAAGTTCGAGGCCTATCGCCTGACCATGGCCAAGCGCGTCTGGGCGCACATGAAGGAAACGGACTCGAAGGAGTGCCGCAACTGCCACAAGTTCGACAAGATGGACACGACGAAGCAGAAGGATCGCTCCGCCGTCAAGCATGAAGGCGCGGTTCAGGACGGCAAGACCTGCATCGACTGCCACAAGGGCATAGCGCACAAGCCGGTGCATCATCTGCTGGAAGGCGGCCCGGCTCCGGCTGGCGCAGCGGCCGCTGGCACTGCGGCACCAGCTCAAGCCGAAGCGCCGACAGCACCCAAGGTCGAGGCCGCAGCCGCCCCGGTGACTGCACCCAGCGCGCCCGCTGCTGCACCAGCGACCGCCACGGCCGTCGCCGCAGCACCGACTCAGCCCGCCAAGGCAACGCCAAAGGCAGAACCCGCCGGTGCCGCCGCACCCGCCGCCAGCGCAATCACCGCGCTGGACTGGAGCAAGGTCCCGGCTCGCCAGGTCAAGGTCTTCTACCCAGGCCAGGCCGGTCTCGAGTGGGTGATGAACAAGGCCGATCATTCGTCCGCGGCGGACATCATCGAAAAGAAGCGCGCCTGCGCCAAATGCCACGAAGGAGATGCCAACGAAGTCGGCGCGGCCATCGTGGCCGGCAAGCCGGTGGGCGTTTCCAAGACCGTGATGGAGCCGAACCCGCCCGCCGGCAAGGTAGGGTTCATCCCGGTCACATTCCAGACCACCCACGACGGCAACAAGATCTATTTCCGCTTCGAATGGGTACCGCCGAAAAATGGCGACAAGAAGATGGACCCGAAGAACGAAGTCAAGCTCACCATGATGTTCGACGGCGGCGGCACGGTCGAAGGCAGCGAGATCAATGGCTGCTGGGCCACCTGTCACGTAGACCTGCGCACCATGAAGGATGCCAAGGACGACAAGAAGACCAAATACATCAAGGATGCCGATCTCGCCGGCGGCAAGTTCATGGACCTGATCCAGTTCCGCAGCGGCAAGGGGCTGGGCCCGGTCGACGGCTGGGTCGACAGCGAGCGCCACATGGACGGCGGCAAGAGCCAGCTCAAGGCCGAAGGCAAGAAGGAAGGCAACAAGTGGATCGTGACTTTCGAACGCACCCTTGCTGGCGGTGGCAAGGGCAACCATGCCATTACTGCCGATAAGGTGTATAACTTCGGCTTCGCGATTCACGAAGACTTTACCAACGCCCGTTATCACTATGTCTCACTGGGCTATCAGTTCGGTCTCGACAAGCCGAATCCCGGCGTCAAGAACTATATCGACGTACAGAAGCAATAA
- the aceB gene encoding malate synthase A, producing the protein MSLPAGVQINAPITADYAKILTPEAMALVAKLHRAFEPRRQELLKARVARQARIDAGEMPDFLPETKSIREGDWKIAPLPKALERRRTEITGPVEAKMIINAYNSGADSYMTDFEDSNSPKWDNQIQGQVNLYKAIRRELSFKNEAGKEYKLNDKIATLQVRPRGWHLDEKHVLIDGQRVSGGVFDFALFLFHNAKEQIARGAGPFFYLPKMESHLEARLWNDIFVMAQNEIGLPQGTIKATVLIETILATFELEEILYELRQHSAGLNAGRWDYIFSCIKKFKRNKDFCLANRGAITMEVPFMRSYALSLVKACHKRGAPAIGGMSALIPIKNDPVANEKALAGIRHDKTRDANDGFDGGWVAHPGLVPIAAEEFQKVLGERPNQWEKQRDENFGPKDWLNFQPEQPITEAGVRNNINVGIHYLGSWLAGNGCVPIHNLMEDAATAEISRSQVWQWVVSPKGKLDDGRKVTADMVRAIIPEELAKVKATVTAQGEKTETYDQAAKIFEEMSLADSYPEFLTLPLYEAME; encoded by the coding sequence ATGAGCCTGCCCGCCGGCGTTCAGATCAACGCCCCCATCACCGCCGACTACGCGAAGATTCTTACGCCCGAAGCCATGGCGCTGGTCGCCAAATTGCACCGTGCGTTCGAGCCGCGCCGCCAGGAACTGCTCAAGGCCCGCGTCGCCCGCCAGGCGCGCATCGATGCCGGCGAAATGCCCGACTTCCTGCCCGAGACGAAGAGCATCCGCGAAGGCGATTGGAAGATTGCGCCGCTGCCGAAAGCCCTGGAGCGCCGTCGCACCGAGATTACCGGCCCGGTCGAAGCCAAGATGATCATCAACGCCTACAACTCCGGGGCGGACAGCTACATGACCGACTTCGAGGATTCCAACAGCCCGAAGTGGGACAACCAGATCCAGGGTCAGGTCAACCTCTACAAGGCCATCCGCCGCGAACTCAGCTTCAAGAATGAGGCCGGCAAGGAATACAAGCTCAACGACAAGATCGCCACCCTGCAGGTGCGGCCGCGCGGCTGGCATCTGGACGAGAAGCATGTGCTGATCGACGGCCAGCGCGTCTCCGGCGGCGTCTTCGATTTCGCCCTGTTCCTCTTCCACAACGCCAAGGAACAGATCGCCCGCGGCGCCGGCCCCTTCTTCTATCTGCCGAAGATGGAAAGTCATCTTGAAGCCCGCCTGTGGAACGACATCTTCGTCATGGCGCAAAACGAGATCGGCCTGCCGCAGGGCACGATCAAGGCCACCGTGCTGATCGAAACCATCCTCGCCACCTTCGAACTCGAAGAAATCCTCTACGAACTGCGCCAGCACAGCGCCGGCCTCAATGCGGGACGCTGGGACTACATCTTCTCCTGCATCAAGAAGTTCAAGCGCAACAAGGATTTCTGCCTCGCCAACCGCGGCGCCATCACCATGGAAGTGCCCTTCATGCGCAGCTACGCGCTGTCGCTGGTCAAAGCCTGCCACAAGCGCGGCGCGCCGGCCATCGGCGGCATGAGCGCGCTGATCCCGATCAAGAATGATCCGGTAGCGAATGAAAAGGCGCTGGCCGGCATTCGCCACGACAAGACGCGCGACGCCAACGACGGCTTCGACGGCGGCTGGGTGGCCCATCCGGGCCTGGTGCCGATCGCCGCGGAAGAATTCCAGAAGGTGCTCGGCGAGCGTCCCAACCAGTGGGAAAAGCAGCGCGACGAGAACTTCGGCCCCAAGGACTGGCTCAACTTCCAGCCCGAGCAGCCCATCACCGAAGCCGGCGTGCGCAACAACATCAACGTCGGCATCCACTACCTCGGCAGCTGGCTCGCCGGCAACGGCTGCGTGCCCATCCACAATCTGATGGAAGACGCGGCCACCGCCGAGATCAGCCGCTCGCAGGTGTGGCAGTGGGTAGTCAGCCCCAAGGGCAAGCTCGATGACGGCCGCAAGGTCACGGCCGACATGGTGCGCGCCATCATTCCCGAGGAACTGGCGAAAGTGAAAGCGACCGTCACCGCCCAGGGCGAGAAGACCGAAACCTACGATCAGGCCGCAAAGATATTCGAGGAAATGTCGCTGGCCGACAGTTATCCCGAATTTCTCACGCTGCCGCTGTACGAGGCGATGGAGTAA
- a CDS encoding LysR family transcriptional regulator: MDQFKQISAFVGVASRGNMSATARAEGVTPAIIGRRLDALEERLGVKLLLRTTRRISLTFEGAAFLEDCQRILRELADAEGAVSLGGIRPGGHLKISAPAGFGRRHVAPLLKRFVEDNPDVTVRLDLSDRLVDLVEENVDCAIRIGDLADSSLISIRLGEMQRVVVASPAYIAKFGVPPAPTSLAEHNCLSLRQQRGWTLRVEGEVRLVKVSGNFECNDGAVLHDWALDGKGLAWRSLWEVGADIAAGRLVTVLDEFAAPAVGIHAVVPQRRHLPLRVRLFIDLLKANWRDPAYWAATGA; the protein is encoded by the coding sequence ATGGATCAGTTCAAGCAGATTTCTGCCTTTGTCGGTGTCGCAAGTCGCGGCAACATGTCGGCCACCGCTCGTGCCGAGGGGGTGACCCCGGCCATCATTGGCCGGCGCCTCGATGCGCTGGAAGAGCGCCTCGGTGTCAAGCTGCTGTTGCGCACCACGCGGCGGATTTCGCTGACGTTCGAAGGTGCTGCGTTTCTCGAGGATTGCCAGCGCATCCTGCGCGAACTGGCGGACGCGGAAGGGGCGGTGAGCCTGGGCGGCATCCGTCCCGGTGGACACTTGAAGATCTCGGCGCCGGCGGGCTTCGGCCGGCGTCACGTGGCGCCATTGCTCAAGCGCTTCGTCGAAGACAATCCGGACGTGACGGTACGGCTTGATTTGTCCGACCGGCTGGTTGACCTGGTGGAGGAGAACGTTGATTGCGCCATACGGATCGGCGATCTGGCGGATTCGAGCCTGATCAGCATCCGGCTCGGCGAAATGCAGCGCGTGGTGGTCGCCAGCCCGGCCTACATCGCGAAATTCGGCGTGCCGCCAGCGCCGACTTCTCTCGCCGAGCACAACTGCCTGTCGCTGCGCCAGCAACGCGGCTGGACCCTGCGCGTCGAGGGCGAGGTACGGCTGGTGAAGGTGAGCGGCAACTTCGAATGCAACGATGGCGCGGTGCTGCACGACTGGGCATTGGACGGCAAGGGGCTGGCCTGGCGTTCGCTGTGGGAAGTCGGTGCCGACATCGCGGCCGGGCGGCTGGTGACCGTCCTGGATGAATTCGCCGCGCCCGCGGTCGGCATCCATGCCGTCGTGCCGCAGCGCCGCCATCTGCCGCTGCGTGTCAGGCTGTTCATCGATCTGCTGAAGGCCAACTGGCGCGATCCGGCTTACTGGGCGGCGACCGGCGCTTGA
- a CDS encoding alpha/beta hydrolase has translation MTARHPGKLSSMFWSALQIVLLIYLGLMALIYFRQGSMVFLPEIDRDYRASPTDIGLPFTPLKLTTADGENLDGWFVPAGTKREARGLVVFFHGNAGNIAHRLDYLRMFHDLGLATLIMDYRGYGKSSGSPSEQGTYRDAEAAWLHATQVLGFPAGRIVLFGESLGGGVAAQLAAKTHPAALVLASTFTSVPDLGAELYPLLPIHWLAHIRYDSLARLEEIACPLLVIHSRNDDIIPYTHGRRLFEAARPPKQFLEVEGGHNDGFVFGREDWIRQFDGFLQPVLP, from the coding sequence ATGACCGCTCGGCACCCCGGAAAGCTCTCCTCGATGTTTTGGTCGGCACTCCAGATCGTTCTGCTGATTTATCTCGGCCTGATGGCCCTGATCTATTTCAGGCAGGGTTCCATGGTTTTCCTGCCCGAGATCGATCGCGACTACCGCGCCAGCCCGACCGATATCGGTCTGCCATTTACCCCGCTGAAGCTGACGACTGCCGACGGCGAAAACCTCGACGGCTGGTTTGTGCCGGCCGGCACGAAACGCGAGGCGCGCGGCCTCGTGGTCTTCTTCCACGGCAATGCCGGCAACATCGCTCACCGGCTCGACTATCTGCGCATGTTCCATGACCTCGGCCTGGCGACGCTGATCATGGATTACCGCGGCTACGGCAAGAGCAGCGGCAGCCCGTCAGAGCAAGGCACCTATCGTGATGCCGAAGCGGCGTGGCTCCATGCGACACAAGTACTCGGGTTTCCTGCCGGCCGCATCGTCCTCTTCGGCGAGTCATTGGGAGGCGGCGTGGCCGCGCAACTGGCGGCAAAGACGCATCCTGCCGCGCTGGTGCTTGCCTCGACCTTCACCTCCGTCCCCGACTTGGGCGCCGAACTGTATCCGCTGCTGCCGATACACTGGCTCGCCCACATCCGCTATGACAGCCTCGCGCGCCTGGAGGAAATTGCGTGTCCGCTGCTGGTGATCCACAGCCGCAACGACGACATCATTCCCTACACCCACGGCCGGCGCCTGTTCGAAGCCGCCCGGCCGCCGAAACAGTTTCTGGAAGTCGAGGGCGGCCACAATGACGGTTTCGTCTTCGGCCGGGAAGACTGGATCCGGCAGTTCGACGGATTCCTGCAACCGGTCTTGCCGTGA
- the aceA gene encoding isocitrate lyase, whose translation MTDRKAQVAALEKDWKENPRWKGVKRGYSAEDVVRLRGSLPIEYTLAKRGAETLWAKVNGGAKKGYVNAFGAISAGQAMQQAKAGLEAVYLSGWQVAADGNTSETMYPDQSLYAYDSVPTMVRRINNTFKRADEIQWSRGINPGDKEYIDFFLPIVADAEAGFGGVLNAFELMKNMIAAGAAGVHFEDQLAAVKKCGHMGGKVLVPTREAVEKLISARFAADTMGVPTIILARTDAEAANLITSDYDANDKPFITGERTQEGFYRVKNGLEQSISRGIAYAPYADLVWCETGVPDIGFAREFAQAVLAACPGKLLSYNCSPSFNWKKNLSDSQIASFQEELSALGYKYQFITLAGIHINWFNTFQFAHAYARGEGMKHYVNMVQEPEFAARDKGYTFVSHQQEVGVGYFDDVTTVIQGGSSSVKALTGSTEEEQFH comes from the coding sequence ATGACCGATCGCAAAGCACAAGTCGCAGCCCTGGAAAAGGACTGGAAAGAGAATCCCCGCTGGAAAGGCGTCAAGCGCGGTTACTCCGCTGAAGACGTAGTTCGCCTGCGCGGCTCCCTTCCCATCGAATACACGCTGGCCAAGCGCGGTGCCGAAACCCTGTGGGCCAAGGTCAATGGCGGTGCCAAGAAGGGCTACGTCAATGCCTTCGGCGCCATCAGTGCCGGTCAGGCCATGCAGCAAGCCAAGGCCGGCCTTGAGGCCGTCTATCTGTCGGGCTGGCAGGTCGCCGCCGACGGCAACACTTCCGAAACCATGTACCCGGACCAGTCGCTGTACGCCTATGACTCGGTGCCGACCATGGTCCGCCGCATCAACAACACGTTCAAGCGCGCTGACGAAATCCAGTGGAGCCGCGGCATCAATCCGGGCGACAAGGAATACATCGACTTCTTCCTGCCGATCGTGGCTGACGCCGAGGCCGGTTTCGGCGGCGTGCTCAACGCCTTCGAACTGATGAAGAACATGATCGCTGCCGGTGCCGCCGGTGTGCACTTCGAAGACCAGCTGGCCGCCGTGAAGAAGTGCGGCCACATGGGCGGCAAGGTGCTCGTTCCTACCCGTGAAGCCGTTGAAAAGCTCATCTCCGCCCGTTTCGCCGCCGACACCATGGGCGTGCCGACCATCATCCTGGCCCGTACCGATGCCGAGGCCGCGAACCTGATCACCAGCGACTACGACGCCAACGACAAGCCCTTCATCACCGGCGAGCGCACCCAGGAAGGCTTCTATCGCGTCAAGAACGGCCTCGAACAGTCGATCAGCCGGGGCATCGCCTACGCACCCTACGCCGATCTGGTGTGGTGTGAAACCGGCGTGCCGGATATCGGTTTCGCCCGCGAATTCGCCCAGGCCGTGCTCGCCGCCTGCCCCGGCAAGCTGCTGTCCTACAACTGCTCGCCATCCTTCAACTGGAAGAAGAACCTGTCCGACTCGCAGATCGCCTCCTTCCAGGAAGAACTCTCGGCGCTCGGCTACAAGTACCAGTTCATCACCTTGGCCGGCATCCATATCAACTGGTTCAACACCTTCCAGTTCGCCCACGCCTACGCCCGCGGCGAAGGCATGAAGCACTACGTGAACATGGTGCAGGAGCCGGAATTCGCCGCACGCGACAAGGGCTACACCTTCGTTTCGCACCAGCAGGAAGTCGGCGTCGGCTACTTCGACGACGTCACCACCGTGATCCAGGGTGGTTCGTCCAGCGTCAAGGCGCTGACCGGCTCGACCGAAGAAGAGCAGTTCCACTAA
- the rraA gene encoding ribonuclease E activity regulator RraA, whose amino-acid sequence MDLLTTDLCDAHEEKVRVVEPMFNSFGGRTAFFGRIATLKLFEDNSLVRKALESPGEGRVLVIDGGGSLRRALVGDQLAALGVKNGWAGVIVYGCIRDSRAIGEMDIGVFAIDTHPMKTVKKNVGESDIPVTFGGVTFTPDEWLYADEDGVIVSATPLH is encoded by the coding sequence ATGGACTTGCTTACCACCGATCTCTGCGACGCCCATGAAGAAAAGGTACGTGTCGTTGAACCCATGTTCAACAGTTTTGGCGGGCGTACCGCCTTTTTTGGCCGCATTGCCACACTCAAGCTTTTTGAAGACAACTCACTGGTCAGAAAGGCACTCGAATCCCCTGGCGAGGGCCGCGTTCTCGTGATCGATGGCGGGGGCAGTTTGCGACGCGCCCTGGTCGGCGACCAACTCGCGGCGCTGGGCGTCAAGAACGGCTGGGCCGGCGTGATCGTCTATGGCTGCATTCGTGATTCCCGCGCAATCGGCGAGATGGATATCGGCGTATTTGCGATCGACACCCATCCGATGAAAACCGTAAAGAAAAACGTCGGCGAAAGCGATATTCCGGTTACCTTTGGCGGAGTGACATTCACTCCTGACGAATGGCTCTATGCGGACGAAGACGGCGTCATTGTCAGCGCTACGCCCCTTCATTAG